The genomic stretch TCATTTGGATCGTTGGTGGCTATCGTCCGGGTTAGAGCGCTTAATCGGCAACATCATCCGTCACTCTCCTGTAGTTTGTGTCGGTTGCGAGGACGGTGACCACGTGTCGGATTCAGACCGCCTCGACCCGCTCGAACAGATACGCACCGAGACCGACCATCACGACCGACGAGGCCACGAGCGCGCCGAAGTTTACGACGAGGGGATACGTCGACGTGCCGACCAGCGCCGCCCGGAGACCGTCGACGCCGTACGTCAGCGGATTGATGTACGCGAGCGGCTGGATCAGCTCGGGCAGCCCCTCGATGGGGACGATCGCACCCGACAGGACGAACAGCGGGAAGATGACGAACTGGACGATGAGCGAGAAGCCCTCGCTGTCGGAAAACTGTGACGCGAGTGCGATGCCGAAGCCGACGAACGTCACTGCGATCAACACGAGAAAGACCGCTGCGAGCGGTAGCGAGAGCCAGTCCGCGAGTTCGAACCCAAGCGGGATCGAGATCGCGAGGATGAGCACTGCTTGGACGATCGCCGTCGTCGACCCGCCGGCGATCCGCCCCAGCACGATCGAGGTGCGACTCACCGGCGCGACGAGGATCTCCTTCAAGAAGCCGACGTCCTGATCCGAGAGGATCGAGATCCCCGCGATCGAGGCTCCGAACAGCATCGTGAAGCCGACGATTCCCGGGACGAGATACTGGAGATACGCGACGCCCTCAGGGAGTCCGGGGATCGCCCCGCCACCGAGACCG from Halococcus saccharolyticus DSM 5350 encodes the following:
- a CDS encoding ABC transporter permease, whose product is MSLVDPLGVYGLWLRDVKRFLRTPSQIIGSLVFPLVFLVLLGFGLGGGAIPGLPEGVAYLQYLVPGIVGFTMLFGASIAGISILSDQDVGFLKEILVAPVSRTSIVLGRIAGGSTTAIVQAVLILAISIPLGFELADWLSLPLAAVFLVLIAVTFVGFGIALASQFSDSEGFSLIVQFVIFPLFVLSGAIVPIEGLPELIQPLAYINPLTYGVDGLRAALVGTSTYPLVVNFGALVASSVVMVGLGAYLFERVEAV